A single genomic interval of candidate division TA06 bacterium harbors:
- a CDS encoding tetratricopeptide repeat protein — MPKRYKRQAVWTRRGSAPLYWPYSLIRRKAEVLYASGGWERSEALYRNNMEMSAGDPALSAEARADLAKLIVNRGKIKEANDLVESAQSIFLDLGDRARLAPVLRVHGVVYAYQGNFKRAQRFFAAAAALARRNRDRAEFSHALGNLGIAYKSQGNYSKALECYRQEMTISEETGDLMNLASAFNNQGLCYKEMRRYEEALEHFEKALQIAARIGDRSTASYSYGNMGTVHHDRGDFSRALEMYQRRLELTVQLGDRQSAAYTRINMGLLEKQRGCYSQAEALYLESLRVMTELGDRRAVAITTGKLADLYFATGRRELARQSYRDAVEQAGQLGIDYYLCDMLLNFALLALKENDPRESSELAGLARASAEKAGRKDMALSCRILQARLLSYENKEQAVDELKKLESECPDDEQRAEALYHLYQIEPTGELKEKLLKIYGVLVKNTPDQKYRNRINEIAGPAAGQPGDIAS; from the coding sequence TTGCCGAAAAGATATAAAAGACAGGCCGTCTGGACAAGGCGCGGCAGCGCTCCGCTATACTGGCCTTATTCCCTGATCAGGCGCAAGGCTGAAGTGCTTTACGCCAGCGGCGGCTGGGAAAGATCTGAGGCTCTTTACCGGAACAATATGGAGATGTCCGCCGGGGACCCGGCGCTCTCGGCCGAGGCCCGGGCCGACCTGGCCAAGCTGATAGTCAACCGGGGAAAAATAAAAGAAGCCAACGACCTGGTCGAGAGCGCCCAGAGCATCTTCTTGGACCTGGGTGACCGGGCCCGGCTGGCCCCGGTGCTGAGGGTCCACGGCGTGGTATATGCGTACCAGGGAAACTTCAAACGGGCCCAGAGGTTCTTTGCCGCCGCCGCCGCTTTGGCCAGGCGGAACAGGGACCGGGCAGAGTTCAGCCACGCCCTGGGTAATCTGGGCATCGCCTACAAAAGCCAGGGCAATTACTCCAAGGCCCTGGAATGCTACCGGCAGGAGATGACCATCTCCGAGGAAACAGGGGACCTTATGAATCTGGCCTCGGCCTTCAATAACCAGGGCTTGTGTTACAAGGAAATGCGGAGGTATGAGGAGGCACTGGAGCATTTCGAGAAGGCCCTGCAGATTGCGGCCAGGATCGGCGACCGCTCCACCGCCAGCTACAGCTATGGTAACATGGGAACGGTCCACCACGACCGGGGGGATTTCAGCCGGGCCCTGGAGATGTACCAACGCCGGCTGGAGCTGACCGTGCAGCTGGGCGACCGGCAGAGCGCGGCCTATACCCGCATCAACATGGGCCTGTTGGAAAAACAGCGGGGATGCTATAGCCAGGCGGAAGCGCTTTACCTCGAAAGCCTTCGGGTGATGACCGAACTGGGCGACCGCCGGGCGGTCGCGATCACCACCGGCAAGCTGGCCGACCTCTATTTCGCCACCGGCAGGCGAGAACTGGCCCGGCAAAGTTACCGGGACGCCGTTGAGCAGGCCGGACAGCTGGGCATAGATTACTACCTGTGCGACATGCTGCTCAACTTCGCGCTGCTGGCCCTGAAAGAGAACGATCCCCGGGAATCATCGGAACTGGCCGGCCTGGCCCGGGCCTCCGCCGAGAAAGCGGGGCGCAAGGACATGGCGCTGAGCTGCAGGATACTGCAGGCCCGCCTGTTATCATACGAGAACAAGGAACAGGCGGTCGATGAACTTAAAAAACTGGAAAGCGAATGTCCTGATGACGAGCAGCGGGCCGAGGCTCTGTATCATCTTTACCAGATAGAGCCTACCGGAGAACTGAAGGAAAAACTTTTGAAGATATATGGTGTATTAGTGAAAAATACTCCGGACCAGAAATACCGAAACCGGATAAACGAGATCGCCGGCCCAGCCGCCGGACAACCAGGAGACATCGCTTCATGA
- a CDS encoding pyridoxal phosphate-dependent aminotransferase — protein MMPSKRSAAMQASPIRRLVPLADQAKARGTKVYHLNIGQPDIVTPREIMDAVRNFREEVLAYGPSLGLPELRQEIKRYFEKLDVMLSVDDIMVTTAGSEAIVFALMAVGDPGDEVLVPEPFYTNYNGFASMADIKLVAVPTDVEDGFGMPSKAEFAKRITKKTKAILFCSPNNPTGAVFSRSDLEMLAGLAKEKNLWLLADEVYREFIYDGGYHTSILHIKGAEDRAIMLDSVSKRFSACGARVGCLVSRNPHIMQAALKLGQARLCPPTIEQVGAIAGYKNIHKYLKKMVNEYQHRRDIVCDELARIEGAVFTKPKGAFYIMPQLPIDDSNKFAQWMLTDFSHQGATTMVAPGDGFYADPAKGKQEIRIAYVLKEADLKKAMQLLALGVKAYNGRR, from the coding sequence CTGATGCCGTCCAAACGCTCGGCGGCCATGCAGGCTTCGCCCATCCGCCGGCTGGTGCCGCTGGCCGACCAGGCCAAGGCCAGGGGAACAAAGGTCTACCACCTGAACATCGGCCAGCCCGACATCGTCACTCCCAGGGAGATCATGGACGCGGTCCGCAACTTCCGGGAGGAAGTGCTGGCCTACGGGCCCAGCCTGGGCCTGCCGGAGCTGCGTCAGGAGATCAAGCGCTATTTCGAAAAGCTGGATGTCATGCTCTCGGTCGACGACATCATGGTGACCACCGCCGGGTCCGAGGCCATAGTGTTCGCCCTGATGGCGGTGGGCGACCCCGGCGACGAGGTGCTGGTGCCCGAGCCCTTTTACACCAATTACAACGGCTTTGCCAGCATGGCCGACATCAAGCTGGTGGCGGTGCCCACCGACGTGGAGGATGGTTTCGGCATGCCCAGCAAGGCCGAATTCGCCAAACGGATCACCAAGAAGACCAAGGCCATCCTGTTCTGCTCGCCCAACAACCCCACCGGTGCTGTCTTTTCCCGTTCCGACCTGGAGATGCTGGCCGGACTGGCCAAAGAGAAGAACCTCTGGTTGCTGGCCGACGAGGTCTACCGGGAGTTCATCTACGACGGGGGCTACCACACCAGCATCCTGCACATCAAGGGGGCCGAGGACCGGGCCATCATGCTGGACTCCGTCTCCAAGCGCTTCTCGGCCTGCGGGGCCAGGGTGGGCTGCCTGGTCAGCCGCAATCCCCACATCATGCAGGCCGCGCTTAAGCTGGGCCAGGCCCGGCTCTGCCCGCCCACCATCGAGCAGGTGGGGGCCATCGCCGGATACAAGAACATCCACAAATACCTGAAGAAGATGGTGAACGAATACCAGCACCGCCGGGACATCGTCTGCGACGAGCTGGCCAGGATCGAGGGGGCGGTGTTCACCAAGCCCAAGGGGGCATTCTACATTATGCCCCAGCTGCCGATAGACGATTCCAACAAGTTCGCCCAGTGGATGCTTACCGACTTTTCCCACCAGGGAGCCACCACCATGGTGGCCCCGGGCGATGGCTTTTACGCCGACCCGGCCAAGGGCAAGCAGGAGATCCGGATCGCCTATGTCCTAAAAGAGGCCGACCTCAAGAAAGCCATGCAGCTACTGGCCCTGGGGGTCAAGGCCTACAACGGGAGAAGGTAA
- a CDS encoding insulinase family protein has protein sequence MQKIKTQHHKTILSSGLTAVSENIPGAASIAVGLWLSRGSRDEFPASRGMCHFIEHMAFKGTKTRSARDIALCLESVGGHLDAFTSKEETCFYARVQQRHQALALELIADIVTNLKFDPRDVAREKMVIAEEIKSVEDTPDDLVYELFAEAMFDGHPLSFPILGSRENCREFTALRVKNFWRECYRPPHMMVSLAGQVDHRGFCRMLEKYFPGPAQRQQLAVKPFVPDFKPSLKMLSRKISQAHICLGVPALATSDPRRYVLLVLNTILGGGMSSRLFQKIREQSGLAYSVFSFTDLYRDTGVLGVYLGVSPDKTDQALAMALKEIRQMSRNPVSRAELDNAREQLKGGLFLGMESTSNRMMRLAKMALHHEPYLTPEETAVLIDRVTVDQVRQMARDLLQPQKLGAAILGPLNQKKYSLARLQEQL, from the coding sequence ATGCAGAAGATCAAAACCCAGCACCATAAAACCATCCTCTCTTCCGGACTGACCGCGGTCAGCGAGAACATTCCCGGGGCCGCCTCCATCGCGGTGGGGCTGTGGCTGTCCCGGGGCTCGCGCGACGAGTTCCCAGCCTCCCGGGGGATGTGCCACTTCATAGAACACATGGCCTTCAAGGGCACCAAGACCCGGAGCGCCCGGGACATCGCCCTATGCTTGGAATCGGTGGGCGGGCACCTGGACGCCTTCACCTCCAAGGAGGAGACCTGTTTTTACGCCCGGGTCCAGCAGCGCCACCAGGCCCTAGCCCTGGAGCTGATAGCCGACATAGTCACCAACCTGAAGTTCGATCCCCGGGACGTGGCCCGGGAGAAGATGGTGATCGCCGAGGAGATCAAGAGCGTGGAAGACACCCCGGACGACCTGGTGTACGAGCTTTTTGCCGAGGCCATGTTCGACGGGCACCCCTTGAGCTTTCCCATCCTCGGCTCCCGGGAAAATTGCCGGGAGTTCACCGCCCTCAGGGTTAAAAACTTTTGGCGGGAATGCTACCGGCCGCCCCACATGATGGTGTCCCTGGCCGGCCAGGTGGATCACCGTGGTTTTTGCCGGATGCTGGAAAAATATTTCCCCGGCCCGGCCCAAAGGCAGCAGCTGGCGGTCAAGCCCTTTGTCCCGGATTTCAAGCCTTCTTTAAAGATGCTGTCCCGCAAGATATCCCAGGCCCACATCTGCCTGGGGGTGCCGGCCCTGGCCACCAGCGATCCCCGGCGCTATGTCCTTCTGGTCCTTAATACCATCCTGGGCGGGGGCATGAGCTCCCGGCTGTTCCAGAAAATCCGGGAACAAAGCGGGCTGGCCTACTCGGTCTTCTCCTTCACCGATCTTTACCGGGATACCGGGGTGCTGGGGGTCTATCTGGGGGTGTCTCCCGACAAGACGGACCAGGCCCTGGCCATGGCGCTCAAAGAGATCCGGCAGATGTCCAGGAATCCCGTTTCCCGGGCCGAACTGGACAACGCCAGGGAGCAGCTCAAGGGCGGCCTGTTCCTGGGGATGGAGAGCACCTCCAACCGGATGATGCGTTTGGCCAAGATGGCCCTGCACCACGAGCCCTATCTGACCCCGGAGGAGACAGCGGTCCTGATAGACCGGGTAACGGTAGACCAGGTGCGCCAAATGGCTCGGGATCTGCTCCAGCCGCAGAAACTGGGGGCGGCCATCCTGGGGCCGTTGAACCAGAAGAAATATTCCCTGGCTCGGCTGCAGGAACAACTTTAA
- the recJ gene encoding single-stranded-DNA-specific exonuclease RecJ — translation MEKNWIYPQPVETGLVNKIAASLEVPAIIARLLVARGITTGPEARQFLRPTLKDLHDPYLMNGMEKTVARIEEALAARQKIMIYGDYDVDGITGTALLWRSLFSLGAEVSWYLPNRIQEGYGISASGVEEAQRRGVKLIISVDCGITAHPEVRLAKSLGIDCIITDHHETKDRLPEAVSVLDPKRNDSTYPYQELAGVGVAYKLMQALYHRLGMEDASLEQHLDLVALGTIADIVPLTGENRVLAKFGIERIKNSSKPGIRALLEVTGLSGKPMDSGQIVFVVAPRINAAGRIGTADLALKLLVTENQDEAFTIARSLDEENRKRKEIDELILNEAMEMVEQQVNLNKERVIVLSSDTWHQGVIGIVASRLVEAFYRPTILIAVDGDKGKGSARSITAFHLHQALKECQQHLLGFGGHKYAAGLSIDAGSIPQFRTDINKYADEVLSPEDMIPSQTLDAEVDLDSIDLETAQSFSLFAPFGPGNRHPVLVSDQLRVVGTPYIVGKNHLKFKVKQNQKIFDTIGFSFGDLLDELEDRDCSLDLAFVLEENEWQGRKKLQLRVKDIKVR, via the coding sequence ATGGAAAAAAACTGGATCTATCCCCAGCCGGTGGAGACCGGACTGGTCAATAAAATTGCCGCTTCGCTGGAAGTGCCGGCCATCATAGCCCGGCTGCTGGTGGCCCGGGGGATCACCACCGGGCCCGAGGCCCGGCAGTTCCTGCGCCCCACCTTGAAGGATCTCCATGACCCGTATCTGATGAACGGCATGGAAAAGACAGTGGCCCGGATAGAAGAGGCTCTGGCCGCCCGGCAGAAGATAATGATCTACGGCGACTATGATGTGGACGGGATCACCGGCACGGCCCTGCTGTGGCGCAGTCTGTTTTCTCTGGGGGCCGAGGTCTCCTGGTATCTCCCCAACCGGATCCAGGAGGGCTACGGCATCTCGGCTTCGGGGGTGGAGGAGGCACAGCGCCGGGGGGTAAAACTGATCATCTCGGTGGACTGCGGCATCACCGCCCACCCGGAGGTGCGTTTGGCCAAAAGCTTGGGGATAGACTGCATCATCACCGACCACCACGAGACCAAGGACCGCCTGCCGGAAGCGGTCTCCGTGCTGGATCCCAAGCGGAATGACAGCACCTATCCCTACCAGGAACTGGCCGGGGTGGGGGTGGCCTACAAGCTGATGCAGGCCCTGTACCACCGTCTGGGAATGGAGGATGCTTCGCTGGAGCAGCACCTGGACCTGGTGGCCCTGGGCACCATCGCCGACATCGTCCCCCTGACCGGCGAGAACCGGGTGCTGGCCAAGTTCGGGATAGAGCGGATCAAGAACAGCAGCAAGCCGGGCATCAGGGCCCTGCTGGAGGTGACCGGGTTGTCCGGCAAACCGATGGATTCCGGCCAGATAGTCTTCGTGGTGGCTCCCCGGATAAATGCCGCCGGCCGGATAGGCACGGCCGACCTGGCCTTAAAACTTTTAGTGACCGAAAACCAGGATGAGGCCTTTACCATCGCCAGATCGCTGGACGAGGAGAACCGCAAGCGCAAGGAGATAGACGAGCTGATCCTGAACGAAGCCATGGAAATGGTGGAGCAGCAGGTCAATCTCAACAAGGAGCGGGTGATAGTGCTGTCTTCCGACACCTGGCACCAGGGGGTGATCGGGATAGTGGCCTCAAGGCTGGTGGAGGCCTTTTACCGGCCCACCATCCTGATCGCGGTGGACGGCGACAAGGGCAAGGGCTCGGCCCGCTCCATCACCGCCTTTCACCTGCACCAGGCCCTCAAGGAATGCCAGCAGCACCTGTTGGGATTCGGGGGGCACAAATATGCGGCCGGCCTGTCGATCGATGCCGGGAGCATCCCCCAGTTCCGGACCGACATCAACAAGTATGCCGATGAGGTATTGAGCCCAGAGGATATGATCCCCAGCCAGACCCTGGATGCCGAGGTTGACCTGGACTCCATAGACCTGGAAACGGCCCAGAGCTTTTCCCTGTTCGCCCCCTTCGGCCCGGGCAACCGCCATCCGGTGCTGGTCTCGGACCAACTGAGGGTGGTGGGCACGCCCTACATCGTGGGCAAGAATCATTTGAAATTCAAGGTCAAGCAGAACCAGAAGATATTCGACACCATCGGTTTTTCCTTCGGCGACCTTCTGGACGAGTTGGAGGACCGGGACTGCAGCCTGGATCTGGCCTTTGTGCTGGAGGAGAACGAGTGGCAGGGCCGCAAGAAGCTGCAGCTGCGGGTCAAGGACATCAAGGTGCGGTAG
- a CDS encoding ribonuclease HI family protein, with product MVKKQNKMSARLSVVLRKIANDHHLSQVAEDEGCSRTDLKEALVALADKIEQETGVDIVTLAVDGAARGNPGPAGAGAALLDSQGRSLAEKTMYLGKATNNEAEYQALVMGLTLALEREHLRILIQTDSELMAKQITGEYKIKEPRLKKYFTQAHALLEKFQKWEIKAVPRAENRLADRLSNIAIDKVAKEDL from the coding sequence ATGGTCAAAAAACAGAACAAGATGTCGGCCAGGCTTTCAGTGGTACTGCGCAAGATAGCCAACGACCACCACCTTTCGCAGGTGGCCGAGGATGAGGGCTGCAGCCGCACAGACCTGAAAGAAGCACTGGTGGCCCTGGCCGACAAGATAGAACAAGAGACCGGGGTGGACATTGTGACCCTGGCGGTGGACGGGGCGGCCCGGGGCAACCCCGGACCGGCCGGGGCCGGCGCAGCCCTGTTGGACAGCCAGGGGCGTTCCTTGGCCGAAAAGACCATGTACCTGGGTAAGGCCACCAACAACGAAGCCGAGTACCAGGCGCTGGTGATGGGCTTGACCCTGGCCCTGGAACGGGAACATCTCCGGATCCTGATCCAGACCGACAGCGAACTGATGGCCAAACAGATCACCGGGGAGTACAAGATAAAGGAACCCCGCCTGAAAAAGTATTTCACCCAAGCCCACGCACTGCTGGAAAAGTTCCAGAAATGGGAGATCAAGGCCGTGCCCCGGGCCGAGAACCGACTGGCCGACCGGCTGTCCAATATCGCCATTGACAAAGTCGCAAAGGAAGACTTATAA
- a CDS encoding PilZ domain-containing protein: MIAAQSSSERRRFLRLPLEIKVHFKALKEGVLDVKGLKPARAKNLSTGGVLFSSARKLPANEVLQMRINFLRSGKPVEMAAIARVARCQKSKAGYNVGVEFLQVYSEDLKTLETFILRKAKKEKPL; the protein is encoded by the coding sequence ATGATCGCAGCCCAAAGCAGTTCCGAAAGGCGGAGGTTCCTGCGCCTGCCGCTGGAGATCAAGGTCCATTTCAAGGCCCTCAAGGAGGGGGTTTTGGATGTCAAAGGTCTGAAACCGGCCCGGGCCAAGAATTTGAGCACCGGCGGAGTGCTGTTCTCCTCGGCCAGGAAACTGCCGGCCAACGAGGTGCTGCAGATGCGGATCAATTTCCTCCGTTCCGGCAAGCCGGTGGAGATGGCGGCCATAGCCCGGGTGGCCCGCTGCCAGAAATCCAAAGCCGGATACAACGTGGGGGTGGAGTTCCTGCAGGTCTATTCCGAGGACCTGAAGACGCTGGAAACTTTCATTCTGCGGAAGGCAAAAAAAGAAAAGCCGCTGTAA
- a CDS encoding methylated-DNA--[protein]-cysteine S-methyltransferase, with the protein MPEYFYTVYQSPLGPLHLLGSSKGLVALCFTKKSFDGMLKRHFAGTRPERSEKRFKPIAKQLDAYFKGLPVKFVFTADIRSGTKFQRAVWGKLSELLPGQLTTYGSLAREVKRPKASRAVGQAVGANPLPIIIPCHRVISSSGKLGGFTGGIGLKKKLLSIEGIKL; encoded by the coding sequence ATCCCGGAATACTTTTATACAGTTTACCAGTCGCCTTTGGGGCCGCTGCATCTGCTGGGCAGTTCAAAAGGCCTGGTGGCGTTGTGCTTTACCAAAAAGTCTTTTGACGGGATGTTGAAAAGGCATTTTGCCGGTACCAGACCGGAAAGATCTGAGAAGCGATTTAAACCTATCGCAAAACAGTTGGACGCTTACTTCAAAGGCCTTCCCGTCAAGTTTGTCTTTACCGCCGACATCCGGTCCGGCACTAAATTCCAAAGGGCCGTCTGGGGGAAGTTATCCGAACTGCTGCCGGGCCAGCTGACCACCTACGGGTCTTTGGCCAGGGAGGTCAAGCGGCCCAAGGCCTCCCGGGCGGTGGGCCAGGCGGTGGGGGCCAATCCCCTGCCCATCATCATCCCCTGCCATCGGGTGATCTCCTCCTCGGGCAAGCTGGGCGGATTTACCGGGGGCATCGGCCTGAAGAAAAAACTGTTAAGCATTGAGGGAATAAAATTATGA
- a CDS encoding ABC transporter permease: protein MNIRYYWREAISGMQRAKLLSLLSVSSITAALFLLGTFLLVTLNFMSAVSSMKGKFQIQAFISDNAEMREINAAKRLIEGMEGIGQVNYLSKQDALDEFRQEMGAASDFLEVLENNPLPRSFKVSLSPDRQNPQAIALISGEIAKLPGVEEVEYGKSWLVKLYRIGSLLVAIDLSLLIIVSAAVLIVVFNTIRLTLYARRPAIEIMRLVGATDGFIRRPFVLEGFLQGALGSLIGLIMLFAGWRLVSSQFGMLRFFTLRESALLFGFGLVLGALGSWGAARIFLKRI from the coding sequence TTGAATATCCGTTACTACTGGCGGGAAGCCATCTCTGGCATGCAGCGGGCCAAGCTGCTAAGCCTGCTCTCCGTCTCCAGCATCACAGCGGCCCTTTTCCTGCTGGGCACCTTTCTGCTGGTGACCCTCAATTTCATGAGCGCCGTCAGCAGCATGAAGGGCAAGTTCCAGATACAGGCCTTCATCAGCGACAACGCGGAGATGCGGGAGATCAACGCCGCCAAGCGTTTGATAGAAGGGATGGAGGGGATCGGCCAGGTCAACTACCTCTCCAAACAGGACGCCCTGGACGAGTTCCGCCAGGAGATGGGCGCGGCCAGCGATTTTTTGGAGGTGCTGGAGAACAACCCCCTGCCCCGGTCATTCAAGGTGTCGCTGAGCCCCGACCGCCAGAATCCCCAGGCCATCGCCCTGATCTCCGGGGAAATAGCCAAACTGCCGGGGGTGGAAGAGGTGGAATACGGCAAATCCTGGCTGGTCAAGCTGTACCGCATCGGCAGCCTGCTGGTGGCCATCGATCTTTCATTGCTGATCATAGTCAGCGCCGCGGTGCTGATCGTCGTCTTCAACACCATCCGCCTGACCCTGTACGCCCGGCGCCCGGCCATCGAGATCATGAGGCTGGTGGGGGCCACCGACGGCTTCATCCGCCGGCCCTTTGTGCTGGAGGGTTTTCTGCAGGGGGCGCTGGGCAGCCTGATCGGGCTGATCATGCTTTTTGCCGGCTGGAGGCTGGTGTCCTCCCAGTTCGGGATGCTGAGATTCTTTACCTTAAGGGAATCGGCCCTGTTGTTCGGTTTCGGGCTGGTGCTGGGGGCTTTGGGCAGCTGGGGCGCGGCCCGGATATTCCTGAAAAGGATTTGA
- a CDS encoding MBL fold metallo-hydrolase: MKTAIASYLLLALASTFSADPLAQFPSDTIETSDGPLTIYFIGHATIMIKYKSLVIHVDPTSEFADYKKIPKADLILVTHEHHDHFDTQAIAATTKKGTAVVLNNAARNLLKSGQALEQGDSAIIHGIKIKAIPAYNTTAGRDKFHPKGRDNGYVLTIGGRNIYLAGDTENTPEMAQLKDIDIAFLPMNQPYTMTPEQLVQAVKDFKPKVVYPYHYGDTDLTGLPELLKDEKQIELRIRPMK, translated from the coding sequence ATGAAAACCGCGATCGCATCCTATTTGCTGTTAGCTTTGGCAAGCACCTTCTCCGCCGATCCGCTGGCCCAGTTCCCCAGCGACACCATCGAGACCAGCGACGGCCCGCTGACCATCTACTTCATCGGCCACGCCACAATAATGATAAAGTACAAGAGCCTAGTCATCCACGTTGACCCCACCAGCGAGTTCGCCGATTACAAGAAGATTCCCAAAGCCGACCTGATCCTGGTCACCCACGAACACCACGACCATTTTGACACCCAGGCCATTGCTGCCACCACCAAGAAGGGCACGGCGGTGGTTCTGAACAATGCCGCCCGCAATCTTCTCAAGTCCGGGCAGGCGCTGGAGCAAGGCGACAGCGCCATCATCCATGGCATCAAGATCAAAGCGATACCGGCCTACAACACCACCGCCGGCCGCGACAAGTTCCACCCCAAAGGACGGGACAACGGATACGTGCTGACTATCGGCGGCAGAAATATCTACCTGGCCGGGGACACCGAGAACACGCCGGAGATGGCGCAGCTCAAGGACATCGACATCGCTTTCCTTCCCATGAACCAACCCTACACCATGACCCCGGAGCAATTGGTCCAGGCGGTCAAAGATTTCAAACCGAAGGTCGTTTACCCCTACCATTACGGGGACACGGACCTTACGGGCCTGCCGGAACTGCTGAAGGATGAAAAGCAGATCGAGCTCCGCATCCGTCCGATGAAGTGA
- a CDS encoding transposase → MSINNPKFHRKSIRLPEYDYSQEGAYFITICTHGRSCLFGKIVNSRMELNGHGEIADKSWREIPQHFTNVLLGEYIIMPNHIHGTIIIIEPPSETRHAVSLPSGASFGKPQAGSLSTIVRSYKSAVTRQINVVRAKNEPAIWQSRFYEHVIRNDKSYNKIRRYIVDNPLCWPQDDENPNRLMIREIKR, encoded by the coding sequence ATGTCTATTAACAACCCTAAATTCCACAGAAAATCCATCCGCCTGCCGGAATATGATTATTCCCAGGAAGGCGCATATTTCATAACAATCTGCACCCACGGCAGATCATGCCTTTTCGGTAAAATCGTTAACAGCCGGATGGAATTGAACGGACATGGAGAGATCGCGGACAAATCCTGGCGAGAAATACCACAACATTTTACAAATGTTCTATTGGGCGAATATATCATAATGCCAAATCACATTCATGGCACTATTATAATTATCGAACCCCCTTCAGAGACACGGCATGCCGTGTCCCTACCATCAGGCGCATCGTTTGGAAAACCTCAGGCAGGGTCATTGTCAACAATTGTTCGATCCTATAAATCTGCGGTAACCAGACAAATTAATGTTGTTCGGGCAAAAAACGAACCAGCCATTTGGCAGAGCCGGTTTTACGAGCACGTCATCCGCAATGATAAATCATACAATAAAATAAGACGTTATATCGTTGATAACCCCCTATGTTGGCCACAAGATGATGAAAATCCCAACCGCTTAATGATCCGTGAAATTAAAAGATAA